CAGATAGCCGTCGAACGCGGCGAGGACCTTGTAGCGGGTGGCCGCGTCCAGCTCGATGGAGCCGCCGCCGGGGGCGAAGCGGCGCTCGAAGTCACGGATCTCCGTCATGGACTCCAGCAGCCCGAAGCGGGTCAGCGCGCGGGCGTCGCGCAGCGCGTCCAGGAGCGGGCCCTGGGCGGTGTCCAGCGTGAACGGCGGCACCTCGTCGCTCTTGGCGCCGGTGGCCAGGGCGTGCACCCGCTCGCGGTAGGCGGCCGCGTAGATCCGCACCAGCTCGCTGATCTGGTCGTCGCCGAACGCCTTGGCGTACCCGATGAGCGCGACGGAGGCGGCGAAGCGCTTGAGGTCCCAGGTGAAGGGGCCGACGTAGGCCTCGTCGAAGTCGTTGACGTTGAAGATCAGCCGGCCGTTGGAGTCCATGTACGTGCCGAAGTTCTCCGCGTGCAGGTCGCCGTGGATCCACACGCGCGAGGTGCGCTCGTCCAGGTACGGGCCGCCGCGCTTCTCGGCGTCGAGGTCGTGGTAGAAGAGGCACGCCGTGCCGCGGTAGAACGCGAAGGCCGAGGCCGCCATCTTCCGGAACTTCACGCGGAACGCGGCCGGATCGGCGGCCAGGAGCTCGCCGAAGGCGGTGTCGAAGACGGCGAGGATCTCGTCGCCGCGCTGCTCGTCGTTGAGCTGGGGGACCGACATCGCTGGGTGCCTCCTGGTGCATGTGTACGACAGCGTTTCTGTCGTATCCAACGGGCGGGCCGACCGGAAAGTGCCCGCGGCCCTCGCTGTGAAGGTACGCGGGGCAGCCCCGTGAGTGTCAGTCCCGAGGCATAGACTTCGACGCTGTCCCCAGAAGTGTCCGTCCGCCTGTCACCGAGCGTTTTCCATGGAGGCCAAGCCGTGTCAAAGCCGCCGTTCACGCACCTGCACGTCCACACCCAGTACTCGCTGCTGGACGGTGCCGCGCGGCTGAAGGACATGTTCGACGCGTGCAATGAGATGGGCATGACGCACATCGCCATGTCCGACCACGGCAACCTCCACGGGGCGTACGACTTCTTCCACACCGCGAAGAAGGCCGGGGTCACCCCGATCATCGGGATCGAGGCCTACGTCGCCCCCGAGTCCCGGCGCAACAAGCGCAAGATCCAGTGGGGCCAGCCGCACCAGAAGCGCGACGACGTGTCCGGTTCCGGTGGTTACACCCACAAGACGATGTGGGCCGTGAACAAGACGGGCCTGCACAACCTCTTCCGGCTGTCCTCGGACGCGTACGCCGAGGGCTGGCTCCAGAAGTGGCCCCGGATGGACAAGGAGACGATCTCCCAGTGGTCCGAGGGGATCGTCGCCTCCACCGGCTGCCCCTCCGGCGAGCTCCAGACCCGGCTGCGCCTCGGCCAGTACGACGAGGCACTGAAGGCGGCGGCCGACTACCAGGACATCTTCGGCAAGGACCGCTACTTCCTGGAGCTGATGGACCACGGCATCGAGATCGAGCACCGGGTCCGTGACGGTCTGCTGGAGATCGGCAAGAAGCTCGGCATCCCGCCACTGGTGACGAACGACTCGCACTACACGTACGCGCACGAGGCGACCGCGCACGACGCCCTGCTGTGCATCCAGACCGGCAAGAACCTCTCCGACCCCGACCGCTTCAGGTTCGACGGCACCGGCTACTACCTGAAGTCCACGGACGAGATGTACGCGGTCGACTCCTCGGACGCCTGGCAGGAGGGCTGCGC
The DNA window shown above is from Streptomyces chartreusis and carries:
- a CDS encoding DUF2252 domain-containing protein, whose amino-acid sequence is MSVPQLNDEQRGDEILAVFDTAFGELLAADPAAFRVKFRKMAASAFAFYRGTACLFYHDLDAEKRGGPYLDERTSRVWIHGDLHAENFGTYMDSNGRLIFNVNDFDEAYVGPFTWDLKRFAASVALIGYAKAFGDDQISELVRIYAAAYRERVHALATGAKSDEVPPFTLDTAQGPLLDALRDARALTRFGLLESMTEIRDFERRFAPGGGSIELDAATRYKVLAAFDGYLETLPDASLARPDSYRVKDVVGRRGIGIGSAGLPSYNILLEGHTDALENDVVIYIKQAQTPAVSRHITDQALRDYFQHEGHRTVISQRALQQHADPWLGWTELDGAGQLVAEVSPYAVDLDWGDIDDPEEIASVVADLGRATATMHAAADDTSGESLVPFSTERAIDAAIAADEDGFAELLVDFAHSYGARARADHQTFVDLFRNGRIPGL